From Novosphingobium decolorationis, one genomic window encodes:
- a CDS encoding PadR family transcriptional regulator, whose amino-acid sequence MSEIEVQLKKGVLGLCVLALLSRRNSYAYEIASRMADAVDMGEGTIYPLMRRMQKDGLVSTYLEESPSGPPRKYYAITEAGQTRLAAQITEWRGFTAAVDELIAGDAPAATAPEPTSEPANVQEGESSHDAS is encoded by the coding sequence ATGTCCGAAATCGAAGTCCAGCTTAAGAAGGGGGTGCTTGGCCTTTGCGTGCTTGCCCTGCTTTCGCGGCGCAACAGCTACGCCTACGAGATCGCCAGCCGCATGGCCGACGCGGTCGATATGGGCGAAGGGACGATCTACCCGCTGATGCGCCGCATGCAGAAGGACGGTCTGGTCTCGACCTATCTCGAGGAATCGCCGTCCGGTCCGCCGCGCAAGTACTACGCCATCACCGAAGCCGGCCAGACGCGCCTTGCCGCGCAGATCACCGAATGGCGTGGTTTCACCGCCGCGGTCGATGAACTGATCGCGGGCGATGCGCCCGCCGCCACTGCGCCGGAACCCACCAGCGAACCCGCGAACGTGCAGGAAGGGGAATCCAGCCATGACGCGTCTTGA
- a CDS encoding DUF2238 domain-containing protein, producing MHRTTLHDLTALTLLWLAGLLASGWSPYERATWLMEVAPVLIALPVLWVSRRRLPLTRLALALIGLHGLILMLGGAYTYARVPLGFTLQDLLGLARNPYDRIGHFAQGFVPAIVLRELLLRRGGLAPGWLSSVLVTACCLAVSAAYELIEFGAAMALGQGAEAFLGTQGDPWDTQWDMLMCLVGAICALALLTPWHDRQITRIEA from the coding sequence ATGCACCGGACCACCCTTCACGACCTGACCGCCCTCACCCTCCTCTGGCTGGCAGGCCTTCTGGCCTCGGGCTGGAGCCCGTACGAGCGCGCGACCTGGCTGATGGAGGTGGCCCCCGTCCTGATCGCGCTGCCCGTGCTCTGGGTCTCCCGCAGGCGCCTGCCCCTGACCCGCCTCGCGCTGGCGCTGATTGGCCTGCATGGCCTCATCCTCATGCTCGGGGGCGCCTATACCTACGCGCGCGTGCCGCTGGGATTTACCTTGCAGGACCTGCTGGGCCTCGCGCGCAACCCCTACGACCGGATCGGCCACTTCGCGCAAGGCTTCGTGCCCGCAATCGTGCTGCGCGAACTGCTGCTGCGCCGGGGCGGCCTTGCGCCCGGGTGGCTTTCCAGTGTGCTGGTCACAGCCTGCTGCCTCGCGGTGAGCGCCGCCTACGAGCTGATCGAGTTCGGCGCGGCCATGGCGCTGGGTCAGGGCGCGGAGGCGTTCCTGGGCACCCAGGGCGACCCCTGGGACACCCAGTGGGACATGCTCATGTGCCTTGTGGGCGCGATCTGTGCTCTTGCCCTCCTCACCCCCTGGCACGACCGCCAGATCACCCGGATCGAGGCCTGA
- the rplM gene encoding 50S ribosomal protein L13, with translation MKALTKVTRSIKPAEVEKKWHLIDAEGLVVGRLAVIIADLLRGKHKPSFTPHVDCGDHVVVINAEKVRFTGNKLKQQTYYKHTGYAGGLKEVTADKVLAGRFPERVLEKAVERMIPRGPLGRDQMRALHVYAGTEHPHGGTQPEALDVASMNRKNKVGA, from the coding sequence ATGAAGGCGCTCACAAAGGTCACCCGGTCGATCAAGCCGGCCGAGGTGGAAAAGAAGTGGCATCTGATCGATGCCGAAGGTCTGGTGGTTGGCCGTCTGGCTGTCATCATCGCCGACCTCCTGCGCGGCAAGCACAAGCCGAGCTTCACCCCGCACGTCGATTGCGGCGACCACGTCGTCGTGATCAACGCCGAGAAGGTCCGCTTCACCGGCAACAAGCTCAAGCAGCAGACCTACTACAAGCACACCGGCTACGCCGGCGGCCTCAAGGAAGTCACCGCGGACAAGGTCCTCGCCGGTCGCTTCCCCGAGCGCGTGCTTGAAAAGGCCGTGGAACGCATGATTCCCCGTGGTCCGCTGGGCCGCGACCAGATGCGCGCCCTGCACGTCTACGCCGGCACCGAGCACCCGCACGGTGGTACGCAGCCCGAAGCCCTCGACGTTGCTTCGATGAACCGTAAGAACAAGGTGGGTGCCTAA
- a CDS encoding arylsulfatase, whose protein sequence is MHDDDTPHSDSPHAAREGDTPKGMSRRRMLSASSMAAALPALGSLIGTQKALAQAASGRKPNILVIWGDDIGWQNVSAYGLATMGYRTPNIDRIGREGIKFTDHYAQPSCTAGRAAFITGQYPIRSGMTTVGQPGAALGLQAASPCLAEVMKMAGYRTGHFGKNHLGDRNEHLPTAHGFDEFFGNLYHLNTQEEAEQRDYQAFGKKFSGDLETYEAQFGTRGVIHSFATDRDDTTSDPRFGKVGKQTIQDTGPLTRKRMENFDSAEMIPTALDFMDKAKAANEPFFVWMNTSRMHVYTHLDDEWRYAAEKYTSEADLHGSGMMQHDRDVGTVLDWLAQQGILDDTLIWYSTDNGPEHDSWPHGATTPFRGEKMTTYEGGVRVVSMLRYPRMIPQDQVLNGIQAHQDMFTSLAAIAGVPDVNSRMQSAKKQYIDGVNNVPYWTGQQENSNRDHIFHYYESKLTAVRMGPWKIHFSTKENYYDNLVPRTAPLMFNIRMDPFESYDSVDAYGHLLQKVSWLMQPMGVLMNKHLKTLAEYPPVQGGASFDMSNVVAEFMEQGLQ, encoded by the coding sequence ATGCACGACGACGATACGCCGCATTCCGACAGTCCCCACGCCGCACGCGAAGGTGACACGCCCAAGGGCATGTCCCGGCGCAGGATGCTTTCGGCCTCGAGCATGGCGGCGGCACTTCCCGCATTGGGATCGCTGATCGGCACGCAGAAGGCGCTGGCGCAGGCCGCGTCGGGCCGCAAGCCGAACATCCTCGTCATCTGGGGCGATGACATCGGTTGGCAGAACGTCTCCGCCTATGGCCTCGCAACCATGGGTTACCGCACCCCCAACATCGACCGCATCGGGCGCGAGGGCATCAAGTTCACCGACCACTACGCGCAGCCCTCGTGCACGGCGGGCCGCGCGGCCTTCATCACCGGCCAGTACCCGATCCGTTCGGGCATGACGACGGTGGGCCAGCCCGGCGCCGCACTCGGGCTTCAGGCCGCCTCGCCCTGCCTGGCCGAGGTGATGAAGATGGCGGGGTACCGCACCGGCCACTTCGGTAAGAACCACCTGGGCGATCGCAACGAGCATCTGCCCACCGCGCATGGCTTCGATGAATTCTTCGGCAACCTCTACCACCTCAACACCCAGGAAGAGGCCGAGCAGCGCGACTACCAGGCCTTCGGCAAGAAGTTCTCGGGCGATCTGGAGACGTACGAGGCGCAGTTCGGCACACGCGGCGTGATTCACAGCTTTGCCACCGACCGGGACGATACGACTTCGGACCCGCGTTTCGGCAAGGTGGGCAAGCAGACGATCCAGGACACCGGGCCGCTCACCCGCAAGCGCATGGAGAACTTCGATTCGGCCGAGATGATTCCGACCGCGCTCGACTTCATGGACAAGGCCAAGGCCGCGAACGAGCCGTTCTTCGTGTGGATGAACACCTCGCGCATGCACGTCTACACGCACCTTGACGATGAGTGGCGCTACGCGGCCGAGAAGTACACCTCCGAGGCCGATCTTCATGGTTCGGGCATGATGCAGCACGACCGCGACGTGGGCACCGTGCTCGACTGGCTCGCGCAGCAGGGCATCCTGGATGATACGCTGATCTGGTACTCGACCGACAACGGTCCCGAGCACGATTCCTGGCCGCACGGCGCGACCACGCCCTTCCGTGGTGAGAAGATGACCACCTACGAGGGTGGTGTGCGCGTGGTCTCGATGCTGCGCTATCCGCGCATGATCCCGCAGGATCAGGTGCTAAACGGCATCCAGGCCCACCAGGACATGTTCACCAGCCTCGCTGCGATTGCCGGTGTTCCGGACGTGAACAGCCGGATGCAGAGTGCCAAGAAGCAGTACATCGATGGCGTGAACAACGTGCCTTACTGGACCGGTCAGCAGGAGAATTCCAACCGCGACCACATCTTCCACTACTACGAGAGCAAGCTGACCGCGGTGCGCATGGGGCCCTGGAAGATCCACTTCTCGACCAAGGAAAACTACTACGACAACCTGGTCCCGCGCACGGCGCCGCTCATGTTCAACATCCGCATGGACCCCTTCGAGAGCTACGATTCGGTCGATGCCTACGGGCACCTGCTCCAGAAGGTCTCGTGGCTGATGCAGCCGATGGGCGTCTTGATGAACAAGCACCTCAAGACCCTGGCCGAATACCCGCCGGTGCAGGGCGGGGCCTCGTTCGACATGTCCAATGTCGTGGCCGAGTTCATGGAGCAGGGCCTCCAGTAA
- a CDS encoding VOC family protein, producing MSRVTEIRYVGYGVEDFDAERRFYTQDWGLVEVAAEDDTAWFKAQGHDEHHVLRLHRRETNCVEVIALATPGRDDVDALHTAVQDAGCSIIHAPRPLDAPGGGYGFRFFSPDGLPFEISAEVAPLDKRPLERWEGVPVKISHIVLHSPDHQALVRFFTDVLGFRVSDWLGDFMCFLRCNAAHHRIAILPGPPCLNHVAYDMLSLDDMMRGASRLQKRGTDLRWGPGRHTAGNNTFSYFVTPGGFAVEYTSELDEVDFDTHEAKVHAPAPQVMDQWGIGTGGPQTMPKPAVDPCLFTPAQT from the coding sequence ATGAGCCGCGTGACCGAGATTCGCTATGTCGGCTATGGTGTCGAGGACTTCGACGCCGAGCGCCGCTTCTACACCCAGGACTGGGGCCTTGTCGAAGTCGCGGCCGAGGACGACACCGCCTGGTTCAAGGCGCAGGGGCACGATGAACACCACGTCCTGCGCCTCCACCGCCGCGAGACGAACTGCGTCGAGGTCATCGCCCTCGCCACTCCCGGCAGGGACGATGTCGATGCCCTCCACACAGCGGTGCAGGACGCAGGGTGCTCCATCATCCACGCGCCCCGCCCGCTCGACGCGCCCGGAGGCGGCTACGGCTTCCGCTTCTTCTCCCCCGATGGCCTGCCCTTCGAGATCTCGGCCGAGGTCGCGCCCCTCGACAAGCGCCCGCTGGAGCGCTGGGAAGGTGTGCCCGTGAAGATCAGCCACATAGTCCTGCATTCGCCCGACCATCAGGCGCTGGTGCGCTTCTTCACCGATGTGCTGGGCTTTCGCGTCTCGGACTGGCTGGGCGATTTCATGTGCTTCCTGCGCTGCAACGCGGCCCATCACCGCATCGCCATTCTGCCAGGCCCGCCCTGTCTCAACCACGTCGCCTACGACATGCTCAGCCTCGATGACATGATGCGTGGCGCCAGCCGTCTGCAGAAGCGCGGCACCGATCTGCGCTGGGGGCCGGGCCGCCACACCGCGGGCAACAACACCTTCAGCTATTTCGTGACGCCGGGCGGCTTTGCCGTCGAATACACCTCCGAACTCGACGAGGTCGACTTCGACACCCACGAGGCGAAAGTCCACGCGCCTGCCCCCCAGGTCATGGACCAGTGGGGAATCGGCACCGGCGGCCCCCAGACCATGCCCAAGCCTGCCGTGGACCCCTGCCTGTTCACACCTGCGCAAACCTGA
- a CDS encoding aromatic ring-hydroxylating dioxygenase subunit alpha codes for MTETKPFLENAWYMAAWSHEVGEDMLRRRLLGEPILLMRRQDGTAAALVDRCPHRYAPLSKGEREGDTIVCPYHGLTFDAAGQCVRNPFSEKIPAGAQLRSFPVVERDHIVWFWPGDPARAEETPVPDFSAIVIDGHAPITGVMPMAANYEYGTDNLMDLSHIEFVHKGTFAGRGVIFAGTHEVKAQGDQLHSNWWMPAIPAPAHTFGIYDPAMITDHWLDMRWEAPASMYLQVGACPQGGDRAEGVIAHQAHILTPETEGSSHYFWATTRQGPPSPEGDAMLAGLMGAAFGEEDKPIIEAAYANTDGADFWERKPLSLGIDTGGTRARRIIEKRKKEEAAL; via the coding sequence ATGACCGAGACGAAACCCTTCCTCGAGAACGCCTGGTACATGGCCGCCTGGAGCCATGAAGTGGGCGAGGACATGCTCCGCCGCCGCCTGCTCGGCGAGCCGATACTGCTCATGCGCCGACAGGACGGCACCGCGGCGGCGCTGGTCGACCGCTGCCCGCACCGCTACGCCCCGCTCAGCAAGGGCGAGCGCGAGGGGGACACCATTGTGTGCCCGTACCACGGCCTCACCTTCGATGCCGCGGGCCAGTGCGTGCGCAATCCCTTCTCCGAGAAGATCCCCGCAGGCGCGCAGCTGCGCAGCTTTCCCGTGGTCGAGCGCGACCACATCGTCTGGTTCTGGCCCGGCGATCCCGCGCGCGCCGAAGAGACGCCGGTGCCCGATTTTTCGGCCATCGTGATCGACGGCCATGCGCCCATCACCGGCGTGATGCCGATGGCCGCGAACTACGAATACGGCACCGACAACCTGATGGACCTCTCGCACATCGAGTTCGTCCACAAGGGCACCTTTGCCGGGCGCGGCGTGATCTTTGCCGGGACCCACGAGGTCAAGGCGCAGGGCGACCAGCTCCATTCCAACTGGTGGATGCCCGCAATCCCCGCGCCCGCGCACACCTTCGGGATCTACGACCCGGCCATGATCACCGACCACTGGCTGGACATGCGCTGGGAGGCGCCCGCCAGCATGTACCTGCAGGTCGGCGCCTGCCCCCAGGGCGGCGACCGGGCCGAGGGCGTGATCGCCCACCAGGCGCACATCCTCACCCCCGAGACGGAAGGCTCCAGCCACTACTTCTGGGCGACCACGCGGCAGGGCCCCCCCTCCCCCGAGGGCGACGCCATGCTGGCCGGTCTCATGGGAGCGGCCTTCGGCGAAGAGGACAAGCCGATCATCGAGGCCGCCTACGCCAACACCGACGGCGCCGACTTCTGGGAGCGCAAACCGCTCTCGCTCGGCATCGACACCGGCGGCACGCGCGCGCGCCGCATCATCGAGAAACGCAAGAAGGAAGAGGCCGCCCTATGA
- the rpsI gene encoding 30S ribosomal protein S9, with product MSDTDTVQSLSDLKDLGTEVATEEAAAEEQGFTPVVSNVPLREQELDAQGRAYATGRRKDAVARVWIKPGTGKITVNGRDQEVYFARPTLRLVIAQPFQITAREDQYDVIATVKGGGLSGQAGAVKHGISQALSKYEPVLRATVKAAGFLTRDSRVVERKKYGRAKARRSFQFSKR from the coding sequence ATGTCCGACACTGATACCGTCCAGAGCCTGTCCGACCTCAAGGACCTCGGCACCGAAGTCGCGACCGAAGAAGCTGCTGCTGAAGAGCAGGGTTTCACCCCCGTCGTCTCGAACGTTCCCCTGCGCGAGCAGGAACTCGACGCCCAGGGCCGCGCCTACGCCACCGGCCGCCGCAAGGACGCCGTGGCCCGCGTGTGGATCAAGCCCGGCACCGGCAAGATCACCGTCAACGGCCGTGACCAGGAAGTCTACTTCGCACGTCCGACCCTGCGTCTGGTCATTGCCCAGCCGTTCCAGATCACCGCGCGCGAAGACCAGTACGACGTCATCGCCACCGTCAAGGGCGGCGGTCTCTCGGGTCAGGCCGGCGCTGTGAAGCACGGCATTTCGCAGGCACTCTCGAAGTACGAGCCGGTCCTGCGCGCCACGGTCAAGGCCGCCGGCTTCCTCACCCGCGACAGCCGCGTGGTCGAGCGTAAGAAGTACGGCCGCGCCAAGGCCCGTCGTTCGTTCCAGTTCTCGAAGCGCTAA
- a CDS encoding DUF1700 domain-containing protein — translation MTRLEFIRRLEAGLKGLPREDVDDILSDYAEHFEAGMAEGRSEAEIAAALGDPARLARELRFEFGQRNWKEARSPSSAWAAIIAFVGLASLDILLLLPIIVTVLGVLIALFVAVIAVFIAGGFVLLAGPFTGFPGGWAVALLAGLGILSGSVAAAAILILVSIWVINALMWFGRLHFRVLEPAIHPDK, via the coding sequence ATGACGCGTCTTGAATTCATCCGTCGCCTCGAAGCCGGGCTCAAGGGCCTGCCGCGCGAGGACGTCGACGACATCCTCTCCGACTACGCCGAGCACTTCGAGGCCGGCATGGCCGAAGGCCGCAGCGAGGCGGAGATTGCCGCCGCGCTCGGCGATCCGGCGCGCCTCGCCCGCGAACTGCGCTTCGAGTTCGGCCAGCGCAACTGGAAGGAGGCGCGCTCGCCGTCCTCGGCCTGGGCCGCGATCATCGCCTTCGTCGGCCTCGCCTCGCTGGACATCCTCCTGCTGCTGCCGATCATCGTGACTGTGCTGGGCGTGCTCATCGCGCTGTTCGTGGCCGTCATCGCGGTGTTCATCGCCGGTGGCTTTGTCCTTCTCGCCGGCCCCTTTACCGGCTTCCCGGGAGGCTGGGCCGTCGCCCTTCTCGCCGGTCTCGGCATCCTGAGCGGATCGGTCGCGGCCGCGGCGATCCTCATCCTCGTCAGCATCTGGGTCATCAACGCCCTGATGTGGTTCGGCCGCCTGCACTTCCGGGTGCTCGAGCCCGCCATTCACCCCGACAAGTAA
- a CDS encoding MBL fold metallo-hydrolase, which produces MRPLRTFACRVLPLLLLTAAGTPAAAQEPAPDRKGLGTWITLGTNAGPVVVPERSQPANLLRFAGKDYLVDVGDGAAGRMEQAGVQSRAVDAIFLSHLHFDHTGGLAAVLGLRFQTSARDPLTIYGPPGTRELVEGLLASMVPGVTANYGVEGAPPVDHRAGITVRELRDGDRIEVDGMTVTVARNTHYSFPEGSAMAQRFQSLSLRFDLPGRAIVYTGDTGPSARLEELAKGADLMVAEMMDIPLTIARLIAANPGIPEGQLQAMQTHLAHHHLSPADLGALAARADVGGLVVTHFSGWDPRSPEHFAYLTTLSAAYPGPFEIADDMDAY; this is translated from the coding sequence ATGCGTCCTCTTCGCACGTTCGCCTGCCGCGTCCTCCCCCTACTCCTGCTCACGGCGGCCGGTACGCCCGCCGCGGCGCAGGAGCCGGCACCGGACAGGAAAGGTCTGGGGACCTGGATCACGCTGGGCACCAATGCGGGGCCCGTGGTCGTGCCCGAGCGCTCACAGCCTGCAAACCTGCTGCGCTTTGCCGGAAAGGACTACCTGGTCGACGTGGGCGATGGCGCGGCGGGGCGGATGGAGCAGGCCGGGGTGCAATCGCGCGCGGTGGACGCGATCTTCCTCAGCCACCTGCACTTCGACCACACCGGCGGCCTGGCGGCCGTCCTCGGCCTGCGCTTCCAGACCAGCGCGCGCGATCCGCTGACCATCTACGGACCGCCCGGAACGCGCGAACTGGTCGAGGGCCTCCTCGCCTCGATGGTCCCGGGGGTCACCGCGAACTATGGCGTGGAAGGCGCGCCGCCCGTCGATCACCGCGCGGGCATCACGGTGCGCGAACTGCGCGATGGCGACCGGATCGAAGTGGACGGCATGACCGTCACGGTGGCGCGCAACACCCACTACAGCTTCCCCGAGGGCAGCGCGATGGCGCAGCGCTTCCAGTCGCTCTCGCTGCGCTTCGATCTGCCGGGCCGCGCGATCGTCTACACCGGCGACACCGGCCCCAGCGCGCGGCTCGAGGAGCTGGCGAAGGGCGCGGACCTGATGGTTGCCGAGATGATGGACATTCCGCTCACCATCGCGCGCCTGATCGCGGCCAACCCCGGTATTCCCGAGGGGCAGTTGCAGGCCATGCAGACGCACCTGGCGCACCACCATCTCTCGCCCGCCGACCTTGGCGCGCTCGCCGCGCGCGCGGACGTGGGCGGACTGGTCGTCACGCACTTCTCGGGCTGGGACCCGCGCAGCCCCGAGCACTTCGCCTACCTCACCACCCTCTCCGCCGCCTACCCGGGCCCCTTCGAGATCGCCGACGACATGGACGCCTACTGA